The stretch of DNA AGCTTTTCCGCCGCCGCGCGAAAGCCGCCCAGCGTGGCCACCCAGAAAAAAGTCTCTATATTGCGCAGGTCGATCATGGCGAAGTCATGCGAAAGGGTCCTCGTGGTCAGGCTCGAGCCGCCGTCGCGGCGATTTTGCCTGCGTGCAGGACGATTTGTTGCTCGCAACGCGCCGCCAGTTGCGTATCGTGCGTCACAAGCACCAGGGTCGTGCCCTGCTCCTTGTGCATGGAAAACATCAGGTCGATGATTTTCTCTGCGCTGGCGGCATCCAGGCTGCCTGTGGGTTCGTCCGCAAAAAGCAGGCTGGGCTGCACGACGAAGGCGCGGGCCAGCGAGACGCGCTGTTGTTCACCGCCGGAGAGCGTGCGCGGATAGTGATGCAAGCGCGCCCCCAGGCCCACGCGCTCGAGCATGGCCCGCGCGGCCTCGGTGGCGGGCTTGCCGGCCAGTTCCAGCGGCAGCATCACGTTCTCCTGCGCGGTCAAGTTGGGCAGCAACTGAAAAGACTGGAACACGAAGCCCACGCGCGCGGCCCGCAAGCGTGCCCGGGCGTCCTCATCCAGCGAGAAAAGATTCTGGCCGGCCAGCATCACACTGCCTTGGCTCGGCACGTCCAGACCGGCAAGCAGGCCCAACAGTGTCGACTTGCCCGAGCCGGAGTTGCCTGTGATGGCGAGCGCGCTACCAGACTGCACCGTGAATTCGATACCATCGAGTATGGTCAGTTCGCCGCCGGCATCGGCCACGCGCTTGCCCAGTCCCTTAACCTCGATCGAATTGCTGCTATCCATGCGTCCGCCGATTCCTACGCTATCTCGCCTTGCAAGACTCGCCCTTTGCGCCCTGCCTCTTCTGGCTGCCTTGTGGCTGCCGATCCCGGCCTGGGCAGCCGATCCAGCCACGGCCACGGCTGCGGCTGCAAAGACCGTGCTCGTGGTGGGCGACAGCCTGTCCGCCGAATACGGCATCGCGCGCGGGACGGGCTGGGTGCCGCTGCTGGGTGCCAGATTGACCCAACGATACCCCAATTACCACCTTGTCAACGCCAGCATCAGCGGCGACACCACCCGCGGCGGGCTTGCGCGCCTGCCCGCCCTCCTGGTTCGGGACAAGCCGGCCGTCGTCGTTCTGGAATTGGGCGCCAACGACGCCTTGCGCGGACTGTCGCTGGACGCCACCGAACAGAACCTGCGCGCCATGACGCGGCGCTGCAGGCAGGCAGGCGCCCGCGTGCTGATCGTCGGCATGCAGATTCCGCCCAATTATGGCCGCGACTACGCGCAGCGTTTTATGCACGTGTTCCCCGATGTGGCAAGCAGCGAGCATGCCGCGCTGGTGCCCTTCCTGCTGGAGGGCATCGCGGCCGACCGCGACCTGTTCCAGGCCGACGGACTGCACCCCGTAGCGAGCGCACAGCCGCGCTTGATGAAGAACGTGTGGAAGGCGCTCGAACCCTTGCTCCAGGCGCCCTGACACGCAGCCTGCGGATCCGGACCCCGCAGGCTGCGCGCCCTTGCGCGCAGATCAGCGTTCGATCTCGCGGTTCCAGCGCTTGTCCCAACCGGCGCGATCGGCATTGATCGCATCCCAATCCAGCACAACGGCCTTGTTAAGCACCGCTTTCATCCGATTCTGCTGCTCGGCCGCGGCTCCCGTGAGCTGGGTATCCGGATTGACCGGATTGAACGAGCCGTTGTCCATTGCCAAGGCCTGCGCCTGCGGGCTGACCAGATAGGCCGCCAGCTTTTGCGCCAGGGCATCGTCGGGATTGCCGGCCAGCACGCACTGCGCGGTCATCAAGACCACGGCGCCTTCCTTGGGCGCGACAAAGCCGATGGGAATGCCTTTGGACTTCATCAATTCGGTCTGGGTGAAGGTATAGGGAAAGATCGCGGCGTCTCCTTCCTGCATCATCTCGATGACCTTGGACGAATTGGGGATGTACTCGGTCACATTCGGGCCTACGGTGGTCGGCCAGGACTTGAAGCCGGGTTCGACATTCTTCTCCGAGCCGCCCTTGATGCGGTTGAACATCAGGAACGCATCAAGTCCGAAGGAGGAACTGGGCATGGACTCCACCACCACCTTGCCTTTGTACTTGGGATTGGCCAGATCAGCCCAGGACGTGGGCGGCGCCCAGCCCTTGTCGGCGAAGATCTTGGTGCTATAGGACAGGCCCGTCAGCCCCATCGACAGGCCGACCGCATAGTCGTCCTTCATGTGAGCGATCGCGGGCACCTGCGAAAGCGAGCTCGAGGGCTGGAGCTTTTCGCACAGCCCCATCTTGATCGCGCGATACATGACGCCGTCATCCAGCGTCATGATATGCATCTGAGCATGCCCCTTGGTCGCCTGAGCTTTGGCCAGGATGTCGGTGGAGGTGCCCGGCACCACGACCACCTTGACATTATTTGCCTTCTCGAATGGAGGGAACACGAACTGCGTGTAGACGCGTTCCATATTGCCGCCGTTCATACCGATGTAAAGCGTTTTGGTTTGGGCGTGTGCGCAACTCGCCCCGAGCAGCAAGGCGCCTACCGTCAAAGCCGTGAGTGAGAACTTCGCGTGATGCTTGGACATCGTGATCTCCTTTGTGGGTCAAACCTGGGCTTGTAAAAAACGCTGGATGGAAAATGCTTCTATAGGCGTGCTGGTACGGCCTTCGGCAATCAGTTCGGCCATGACATCGCCCACGCCGGGACCCAGCTGGAATCCGGCGCCGGAAAAACCGAAAGCATGGAACAGGCCCGGGCGTTTCGCGCTCGCGCCCAGCACGGGGTTGTCGTCAGGCATCTCGGCCTCGGTGCCGCTCCAGGTGCGGATGACATGCGCCGTCCTCAGTTGCGGCAGCAGCTCTGCCAGCTGGGGCAACTGATCCAGGATGCCCGAGCGGGGCGAGCGCGCGCGCTCGCCGTCCTGCAGGTAGCCGCGCCCGCCGCCAAATACCACGTTGCCGCGCCGCACCTGGCGGCAATAAATGCCGCCACCTTCCACGCCCAGGCTCCAGGGCAGGAAGAACGGCAAGGGTTCGGTCACGCCCATGGCGGGCGGCACGACGCGCAGGGGCACGGACTCGCCCCACAGCGCGGCAAACGGACCAGCCCAGGCGCCGGCGCAATTGAGCAGCATGCAAGCCTTGATTTTCAACTCCCGGTCGGGCTGGCGCGCCTGCACGACAAATCGGGCGCCGTCGTGTTCCACCGCCAGAACCGGCGCGCGTTCGCGCACGTCGGCGCCCGCGGCCTGCGCAGCCCGGGCGAAGGCAGGCGAAAGCAGGCGCGGATTGGCCTGGCCGTCCTCGGGGCAAAGCGAGCCGCCTACGAGGCGTTCGCCTCCCATCGGGAAATATTTGCGCAACGCCTCCCGGCCTTCGATCAGCTGCAGTTGCAGGCCATATTCACCGGCTATTTCGGCATAGCGGACCAGTGATTGCATGTCGTCCGCGCTGCGCGCAATCTTGAAGTGGCCGCTGCGTTCATATTCAGCCTCGGTGCCGATCAGCTCGGCCAGCCTGCCCCATAGTTGATGCGAGCGCTGTGCCAGGGGCAGTTGCGCCAGCCCGCGTCCCTGCCGACGTACGCCGCCGAAATTGATGCCGCTCGACCGCGAACCGCACAGATCGCGTTCGAGCAGCGTCACCGTCAACCCGCGCTTGCGCAGGAATAGCGCCGCGGCGCTGCCCATGATGCCGCCGCCGATGATGGCCACGTCGCTGGCCAGTTGCTCAGCCATGAGCCGCCTCCCGCACCGCGAGGTCCAGCGGCAGCGGCTTGACAGGCGCTTGACCGCGCAGCCGCCCCACCTGCGATACCGGCACGGACTGGGCCTGCGCCAAGATCTCCGCCGCCGCCGAGCCGCACATGCGGCCCTGGCAGCGGCCCATGCCCACCCGGCACAAAGCCTTCAGGCGATTGAGCTCGCGAGCGCCGCAATCGGCCGCGGCGCGGCGCAGTGTGCCGGCCGTGACGTTCTCGCAGCGACATATCACTAGATCATCTGGGGCGTGCGCGGCCCAGTCCTCGGGAAACGGAAAGGCGACTTCCAGCGCATGCCGGAATCGCTCAATTTTGCGCAAGCGCCGGCGCAGCAGAGATGCGCGAGCAGGGTCGATGCCGATGCGCCGGTCCTGCAGCAACGCCAGCGCCGCCAGTTCGCCCGACACTTCGGCCGCATCGGCGCCCATGATGCCGGCGCCGTCCCCGGCCAGGTACACGCCGGGCGCCGAGGCGCGCCGCATATCGTCGATGCGGGGGACATGGCAGCGGTGCAAAGGCGAAAACTCGAACTCGCAATCCAGCAGGTCAGCCAGTTGCGTCTCGGGCCGAAGGGCATGGCCCAGGCCCAGGGCCGTGCACGCGGTGCGCCGCTCTCGGCCCGCGCGGTCCTGCCATACCACTTGCGCCAGCGCGCCCTGGCCTTCGGCGCGCAGCAAACGCACACCGTGGTGCATGGGTATGCCGCGCAGCGTGAGCGAGGCGACCAGCGCCATGCCCTTGGCCGCGACCGCGGGCTGGCCCGACATGGCCAGGATAGCCTTGTAGCGCTGCGACGCGGGCGCGGTATCCAACACGGCGACCACCTTCGCGCCGGCCTTGGCATATTGGCAGGCCACCAGATATAGCAGGGGTCCGGTGCCGGCGAAGACGACTGCATCGCCGATGGCGCAGCCCTGGTATTTGAGCGCTACCTGGGACCCGCCCAAGGTGTAGACACCCGGCAGCGTCCAGCCTGGAATGGGCAGCACGCGGTCGGTGGCGCCGGTGGCCACGATCACATCGCGCCAGGCCAGGGTGCTCGCCTCGCGCGTGGGCACGCCCAGCAAGTCCAGACAATCGGGTTGGGCGTTCCAGACCAGTGTCTGAGGGCGGTAGTCCAGGCACGGGCGCAGGCGGTCGAACGTGGCGTGCAGGTCACGCGCACGGCCGGCCTCGGTGCCATACAGGGCTTTGGCGTCGCGCGCGAAGCCGTCGGGCTGGCGACGGTATACCTGGCCGCCGGACCGCGGCGCCTCGTCCACGACGATGGGCGCCAGACCGTGTGCCAGCAAGGTCGCGGCGGCACGCACGCCGGCAGGTCCGGCGCCCACGATGACGGGCGGCAGATCGTCCCGGGTCTGGCGCTGCAGCGTGAAATCGGACGGCGCCATCATGTCTGCCCTTGCAGAGTGCGGATCCGCATGCCCGGCTCGATCATGGTCTGACAGGCGCGCAGCGAGCGGCCGTCGGCCAATCGCACCCAGCAATCCTGACAGGCGCCCATCATGCAGAAGCCGGCGCGCGGCTGTCCGCTGAATTCGTTGACGCGCAACTGGCGCGACTGCGTGAGCACGGCGGTCAGCACCGTATCGCCCGCCAGAGCGCTGGCGGGCCGGCCGTCGAGTTCGAAAGCCACGGCGAGACGATCGCGTTCCTTAAGGCGAACCAGCTGGGCGCGGGGAAGTTCCATAGTCATCGCAGATATCCTGTCAATGCTTGCCGACCAAGACCCGATCCAGGCCGTACACCTTGTCCAGCAGCAGCATCAATCCCAGCGTGAGAAAGACGATCAGCGCGGAAACGGCGGCCATCATCGGATCCAGCGACTCGGTCGCGTACATATACATGCGTACAGGCAGCGTCACCGTCGCGGGCGACACCACGAAGATCGACATGGTCAGTTCATCGAAACTGTTGATGAAGGCCAGCAGCCAGCCTCCGGTGATGCCCGCCAGGATCATCGGCAGCGTCATGCGCAGGAACACCGTAGCGCTGCTCGCACCCAGCGAATAGGCCGCCTGCTCCGCCGTGCGGTCATAGCCGACCAGCGCCGCCATGATCAGCCGCAGGGTATAGGGCGTAACCACGAGCGTGTGGGCCAAGACCAGCCAGGTGAAACTGCCCTGCTCGCCTATCACGGCCAACATATGCAGCAGCGCCACGCCCAGCACCAGCTGCGGAATGATCAAGGGCGACAGGAACACGCCTTGCAGGAAATTGCGCCCCGGTATCTCGCAGCGGACGATGGCCATGGCCGCGGGCACAGCCAGCGCGGTCGAAATGGTGGCCGACGCGACGCCCAACCACAGGCTGGTCCAGAACGACTGCACGAATTGCTGCGAGTTCAGCAGTTGCTCGAACCAGCGCAGCGAAAAATGGTGCGTGGGAATCTGCAAGGTTTCGGCCGGCGTAAAGGCAACCAGGCAAACGACCACCAGCGGCGCCAGCATGAAAATGATGACCAGGGCGTTGAAGGCCAAGGCGATCGGTCCGTTTCTTTGCATGACCGCGCTCCTTATCCCAGGATCTTCTTGTAGCGGCTTTCGATCATTCGGCTCCAGCCCAGCATGATGATCAGATTGGCGGCCAGCAGAATGAAGGCGATCGCCGCACCCAGCGGCCAATTCAACTCTGTCAGGTACTGGTCGTAGACCAGCGTGGCGACCATCTTGACTCGGCGCCCGCCCAGCAGCCCCGGAATGACGAAAGAGCTTGCGGACAGGCCGAACACGATCAGGCTGCCGGAAAGAATGCCCGGCATGATCTGCGGCAGCACGACGCGACGCAGGGTGGTGAAGTGCGAAGCCGACAGCGACAGCGATGCGTTCTCCACCCAGGGATCGAGCTTTTGCAGCGACGTCCAGACCGGGATCACCATGAAGGGCATCATCACATGCACCAGCGCGATCACGATGGCTGTCTCGTTGTAAAGCAGTTTGACCCTGCCCACGCCAAGGAACCTCAGCGCGTTGTTGATCAGGCCGTCGGGGCTGAGCAGCATGCTCCAGCCGAAAGCGCGCACGACCACCGAAACGAGCAGCGGAGCCAATATGACCAGCAGAAATATGGACCGCCAGGGCTTGCGCATGCGGCTCAGGATGTAGGCCTCGGGTGCGCCGACCAGGATGCAGATGAGGGTCACGATGACCGACAGGCGTATCGTGCGCCAGAAGATGCCGTAGTAGTACGGGTCCTGGATGACGTGCAGGTAATGGACCAGCGTGAAAGTGCCCGGAATCGTTCCCTTGTCCGGATCGAAGGCATTGAAGGACAGCGCCACCGTCATCGCCAGCGGCACCAGCATCAGTACGGTGAACAAGAGCAGCGCCGGGGCGACCATGCCCCAGGGCGTCCAGACCGAGCGCGGCGTCATGCCTGTGCCCCTTGTGGCGCAATTTGCTGCGCTCCGATTACGCGCACATTGCGATCCTGCCAGTCCAGCCCCACGACCTGTCCGACGTCGTGGGCCGGCGCGCCGTCGTTCACGACCGACACCAGCAGTTCGCCCAGCGGACTGCGCACGGTGTACATCCACAGATTGCCCAGGAAAAAGCGCTCGGCCACCTGTCCCTCGCAGCGTCCGGCACCAGGCGCGGTGCAGGTGATTTTCTCGGGGCGCAGGGCCAGGACGACCGGCCCGCCGGCGGGCGCGCCCGCCGGCAAGGCCATGCGTACCGGACCGACCCTGGCGCAGGTGGCGCCGTCCGAACCCGGCTGCACCAACGCCTGCAGCAGATTGGTCTTGCCGACGAAAGTCGAGATGAAGGCATTGCGCGGATATTCATACACCGACAGCGGCGTATCCACCTGAGTGATGCGCCCGGCCTGCATCACGACCACGCGGTCGCTGATGGACATGGCCTCGGCCTGATCGTGCGTGACCATGATGGTGGTCGTGCCCACCTTGCGCTGAATTTCACGCAGCTCGAACTGCATTTCCTCGCGTAGCTTGGCGTCCAGATTGGACATCGGCTCGTCCAGCAGCAACACAGGCGGTTCGATCACCAGCGCGCGCGCCAGCGCCACACGTTGGCGCTGGCCGCCCGAGAGCTCGCGCGGATATCGGTCCGCGTACTTGTCCAGGTGCACCAGTGCCAGCGCCTGCTCGGATCGCTCGCGGCGCCGAGCAGCGGGAATCTTGCGCATCTCCAGGCCGAATTCGACGTTCTGACGCGCCGTCATGTGGGGAAACAACGCATAGGTCTGGAACACGATGCCCAGGCCGCGGGCATTGGCCTTGGCACGGGTGATGTCCACGCCTTCGAGCTCGATCGAACCCTCGGTCACGTCAGCGAACCCGGCGATCATCTGCAATGTCGTGGTCTTGCCGCAGCCCGAGGGCCCGAGCAGCGACACGAACTCGCCCTTGTGCACTTGCAGGCTGAAGTCCCGCACGACATGCAGGCTGCCGTACTGCTTGGAAACATGGTTCAGACGCAAAAAACTCATCGATCATTCTCCGGGGCCGGACGGATCTCACATTGCGGAAGAAATACATCTACTTATTTCAATTATCAAAGATGCATGGCCGTAACCACCTCTATGTAAACCCTAATAATGGAACTTTTATTTAAAAAATTCTATTTAATGGAATAAAATATCGAAAAAGCTCATTGCAATTCCGTTAAATCGATATGTCTGAACTCACCGACGATGCTCATCAACGCAGCGCCATGCATCGCACCTTCCAGATCCTGCGCGCACTGGGCGAGCAGCAGCGCGAAGGCGCACGCGTTACCTATCTGGCAAAAAAGCTGGGATTGACCCAGGCCACCACCCATCGGCTGCTCCAGGGCCTGATGCAGGAAGGCATGGTTGAACAGGACAAGAGCAAGATCTATCGCCTGAGCCTGGACTTGTTCTGCCTGGCGGCGCAGGCCGGTGCCGTGAACGACCTGCGCTCGCTGGCCCGACCTGCTCTATTGCGCCTGAACGCCAGCCTGAGCGACACGGTGCTGCTGCTGGTGCGCTCGGGCTTCGATGCGGTCTGCCTGGACCGCGTTGAAGGCCAGTATCCGGTGCGCACTTTTACAGGCGACGTCGGAGGACGCGTTGCCTTGGGCGTGGGACAAGGCGCGCTGGTCATCCTGGCCTATCTGCCTCAGGCCGAGCAGGAGGAAGTGCTGCACTACAACCTACCGCGCATCCGGCATTACAACGTCTATGACGAGGTCTACCTGCGCACCGAAATTAAAAAGACGCTGGCGCTGGGCTACAACGCCAAGAACAGCGGCCTGCTGCAAGGCATGGCCGGCATCGCCGTGCCGGTGTTCGACCGTAATCACAATGTCGTGGCGGCGCTTTCGATCGGCACGCATGACAGCCGCCTGAGCGAGGAGCGCCTGCCCATCGTACGGGACATGCTGACGCGCGAGGCCCAGCAGTTGTCCTGCCTGGTCAATCCCTTCGATCCCACCCTGCGCTTTCCCATGCATTCCATCACGGCCGGCACAGTACAGCCCATAGCCTAAAAGCCGCCCGCCCAGGGCCGTTCACAGCGATTTGGCGATCTGCTGCGCGCGACATCAACGGGCCTTCAGAACGCTTGCGGCGAAATGAAAAATGGCCGCTATGCGGCCATTTTTCCTGGATCGGACGATGCCCGCGCGTCTACGAACCGTCCGTCGGGTTGTCACCCTTGATGGCCTTCTGCGCATCCGGCAGGATCTTGACGCCGTACTGTTGGCGCAGCAGCTGCAGCACGGCCCGATCTTGCGCCTGCCCCCACGCCGAGGACAGTTGCGCGGTCAGACCTGCGCGATCGGCATCGCTCACCTTGCCCGCCTGTACGCTGTCCAGGCGCACCAAGGTGTAATCTGAACCCACCGACACGCCGGCATAGACCGGCTTGCCGTTCTGTTCCGGGGCCATACGCATCACGGCCTCCAGCACGGGTCGCGGCAGGCCTTGGCTTGCCTGGCGCGACACCGTCAGCGCATTGCCAAAACCCGTGCTTGCACCGGCATCGGGCGCGGGGGCCTGCAAAGCCTTGAGCGCGGCTTGGCCGGCCTGCCGCGCCGCGGCGGCGGCGCGTTCGGTGATAAGGCGGTCACGGATGACATCCTGCACGTCGGCCAGCGCAGGAATATGGGCCGGGGTCATCTTCAGCACGCGCACGGCCAGCATGGTGTCGGCAGAAAGCTCGATCACGCCGGAATTGTTCTTGTCGCGCAGGACTTCAGGCGAGAACAAGGCCTGGCGCACGCGCGGATTGTCCAGCAGCACGGCGTCGGGGCTGGCCGCCGCGGCGTCTGCGCCCGCCTGCGTGGCGGGCAGCAGGCCCGAGCGGGTGATGCCGGCGGCCGTGCGCAGCCTGATGCCCAGGGCGTCGGCCGCGGGTTGCAGGCTGTCGCGCTGATCATAGACCAGCTTGGTAAGCTGGGTGGCCATGTCGGAAAAGCGCGTGGCGGCCATCTGCTTGCTGATCTCGCCGACGATCTGCTCACGCACCGCGGCCAGAGGCTTGACGAGGCCGGGCTGAAAATCCGTGACCTTGATGATGTGAAAGCCCGCTGGGCTTTCCACAACGCCCGATACTTGTCCCTTGGAGAGCGTGGAAACCGCCTTTTCCAGGCCCGGCGGCACGTTCCAGCCCAGGTCGCCGCCCTGCTGCGCGGAACCGGCGTCCTGCGAGAACTTCTTGGCCAGGTCGGCAAAACCGTCGGGGTTGGCCTGTGCCTGGGCAGCCAGTTCCTCGGCGCGCGCCCGGGCTGCCTTGCGCTGATCTTCGGTGGCATTGGCCGGCACCGAGATCAGGATGTGGCTGATGCGGCGGCGCTCCGGTTGGCTGAAGCGGGCGATATTCTGCTTGTAGTAGCTCTGGATATCACTGTCTTTGACCTGCACACCCTGCGTAGCGGCGGCCTCGTCGAGCACCAGGTACTGGGCGCTGACCTGTTCGGACACTTCGAGCTGCTGCTTATTGGCGTCATACCAATTCTGGATGTCTTGCTGCGACACCTGGACCTTGGCGCGATAGTCGGCAGACTTGAAATCACGCAATGCCACCACGCGTTGCTGCGTCAGCATGGCGGCGATCGAATCGGCCACAGAAGACGG from Bordetella sp. FB-8 encodes:
- a CDS encoding ABC transporter ATP-binding protein, giving the protein MDSSNSIEVKGLGKRVADAGGELTILDGIEFTVQSGSALAITGNSGSGKSTLLGLLAGLDVPSQGSVMLAGQNLFSLDEDARARLRAARVGFVFQSFQLLPNLTAQENVMLPLELAGKPATEAARAMLERVGLGARLHHYPRTLSGGEQQRVSLARAFVVQPSLLFADEPTGSLDAASAEKIIDLMFSMHKEQGTTLVLVTHDTQLAARCEQQIVLHAGKIAATAARA
- a CDS encoding arylesterase, producing MRPPIPTLSRLARLALCALPLLAALWLPIPAWAADPATATAAAAKTVLVVGDSLSAEYGIARGTGWVPLLGARLTQRYPNYHLVNASISGDTTRGGLARLPALLVRDKPAVVVLELGANDALRGLSLDATEQNLRAMTRRCRQAGARVLIVGMQIPPNYGRDYAQRFMHVFPDVASSEHAALVPFLLEGIAADRDLFQADGLHPVASAQPRLMKNVWKALEPLLQAP
- a CDS encoding extracellular solute-binding protein; this translates as MSKHHAKFSLTALTVGALLLGASCAHAQTKTLYIGMNGGNMERVYTQFVFPPFEKANNVKVVVVPGTSTDILAKAQATKGHAQMHIMTLDDGVMYRAIKMGLCEKLQPSSSLSQVPAIAHMKDDYAVGLSMGLTGLSYSTKIFADKGWAPPTSWADLANPKYKGKVVVESMPSSSFGLDAFLMFNRIKGGSEKNVEPGFKSWPTTVGPNVTEYIPNSSKVIEMMQEGDAAIFPYTFTQTELMKSKGIPIGFVAPKEGAVVLMTAQCVLAGNPDDALAQKLAAYLVSPQAQALAMDNGSFNPVNPDTQLTGAAAEQQNRMKAVLNKAVVLDWDAINADRAGWDKRWNREIER
- a CDS encoding FAD-binding oxidoreductase — its product is MAEQLASDVAIIGGGIMGSAAALFLRKRGLTVTLLERDLCGSRSSGINFGGVRRQGRGLAQLPLAQRSHQLWGRLAELIGTEAEYERSGHFKIARSADDMQSLVRYAEIAGEYGLQLQLIEGREALRKYFPMGGERLVGGSLCPEDGQANPRLLSPAFARAAQAAGADVRERAPVLAVEHDGARFVVQARQPDRELKIKACMLLNCAGAWAGPFAALWGESVPLRVVPPAMGVTEPLPFFLPWSLGVEGGGIYCRQVRRGNVVFGGGRGYLQDGERARSPRSGILDQLPQLAELLPQLRTAHVIRTWSGTEAEMPDDNPVLGASAKRPGLFHAFGFSGAGFQLGPGVGDVMAELIAEGRTSTPIEAFSIQRFLQAQV
- a CDS encoding NAD(P)/FAD-dependent oxidoreductase; protein product: MMAPSDFTLQRQTRDDLPPVIVGAGPAGVRAAATLLAHGLAPIVVDEAPRSGGQVYRRQPDGFARDAKALYGTEAGRARDLHATFDRLRPCLDYRPQTLVWNAQPDCLDLLGVPTREASTLAWRDVIVATGATDRVLPIPGWTLPGVYTLGGSQVALKYQGCAIGDAVVFAGTGPLLYLVACQYAKAGAKVVAVLDTAPASQRYKAILAMSGQPAVAAKGMALVASLTLRGIPMHHGVRLLRAEGQGALAQVVWQDRAGRERRTACTALGLGHALRPETQLADLLDCEFEFSPLHRCHVPRIDDMRRASAPGVYLAGDGAGIMGADAAEVSGELAALALLQDRRIGIDPARASLLRRRLRKIERFRHALEVAFPFPEDWAAHAPDDLVICRCENVTAGTLRRAAADCGARELNRLKALCRVGMGRCQGRMCGSAAAEILAQAQSVPVSQVGRLRGQAPVKPLPLDLAVREAAHG
- a CDS encoding (2Fe-2S)-binding protein is translated as MELPRAQLVRLKERDRLAVAFELDGRPASALAGDTVLTAVLTQSRQLRVNEFSGQPRAGFCMMGACQDCWVRLADGRSLRACQTMIEPGMRIRTLQGQT
- a CDS encoding ABC transporter permease, whose amino-acid sequence is MQRNGPIALAFNALVIIFMLAPLVVVCLVAFTPAETLQIPTHHFSLRWFEQLLNSQQFVQSFWTSLWLGVASATISTALAVPAAMAIVRCEIPGRNFLQGVFLSPLIIPQLVLGVALLHMLAVIGEQGSFTWLVLAHTLVVTPYTLRLIMAALVGYDRTAEQAAYSLGASSATVFLRMTLPMILAGITGGWLLAFINSFDELTMSIFVVSPATVTLPVRMYMYATESLDPMMAAVSALIVFLTLGLMLLLDKVYGLDRVLVGKH
- a CDS encoding ABC transporter permease; amino-acid sequence: MTPRSVWTPWGMVAPALLLFTVLMLVPLAMTVALSFNAFDPDKGTIPGTFTLVHYLHVIQDPYYYGIFWRTIRLSVIVTLICILVGAPEAYILSRMRKPWRSIFLLVILAPLLVSVVVRAFGWSMLLSPDGLINNALRFLGVGRVKLLYNETAIVIALVHVMMPFMVIPVWTSLQKLDPWVENASLSLSASHFTTLRRVVLPQIMPGILSGSLIVFGLSASSFVIPGLLGGRRVKMVATLVYDQYLTELNWPLGAAIAFILLAANLIIMLGWSRMIESRYKKILG
- a CDS encoding ABC transporter ATP-binding protein; this translates as MSFLRLNHVSKQYGSLHVVRDFSLQVHKGEFVSLLGPSGCGKTTTLQMIAGFADVTEGSIELEGVDITRAKANARGLGIVFQTYALFPHMTARQNVEFGLEMRKIPAARRRERSEQALALVHLDKYADRYPRELSGGQRQRVALARALVIEPPVLLLDEPMSNLDAKLREEMQFELREIQRKVGTTTIMVTHDQAEAMSISDRVVVMQAGRITQVDTPLSVYEYPRNAFISTFVGKTNLLQALVQPGSDGATCARVGPVRMALPAGAPAGGPVVLALRPEKITCTAPGAGRCEGQVAERFFLGNLWMYTVRSPLGELLVSVVNDGAPAHDVGQVVGLDWQDRNVRVIGAQQIAPQGAQA
- a CDS encoding IclR family transcriptional regulator encodes the protein MSELTDDAHQRSAMHRTFQILRALGEQQREGARVTYLAKKLGLTQATTHRLLQGLMQEGMVEQDKSKIYRLSLDLFCLAAQAGAVNDLRSLARPALLRLNASLSDTVLLLVRSGFDAVCLDRVEGQYPVRTFTGDVGGRVALGVGQGALVILAYLPQAEQEEVLHYNLPRIRHYNVYDEVYLRTEIKKTLALGYNAKNSGLLQGMAGIAVPVFDRNHNVVAALSIGTHDSRLSEERLPIVRDMLTREAQQLSCLVNPFDPTLRFPMHSITAGTVQPIA
- a CDS encoding SurA N-terminal domain-containing protein; protein product: MFEFFRTHNRWMQFILMILIVPSFALVGIQGYESFMHREPKLAEVGGQAILRSEFDTAHRNQIEQLQASMGSQFDPAMVDTPASRRQLLEDLIDRHLLALVATKARLGVSDGMLRDTIAAIPQVQDNGRFSPERYRQVLAAQGLTPAGFEANLRGQLSVGLVLDPVSSSAQVPSSVADSIAAMLTQQRVVALRDFKSADYRAKVQVSQQDIQNWYDANKQQLEVSEQVSAQYLVLDEAAATQGVQVKDSDIQSYYKQNIARFSQPERRRISHILISVPANATEDQRKAARARAEELAAQAQANPDGFADLAKKFSQDAGSAQQGGDLGWNVPPGLEKAVSTLSKGQVSGVVESPAGFHIIKVTDFQPGLVKPLAAVREQIVGEISKQMAATRFSDMATQLTKLVYDQRDSLQPAADALGIRLRTAAGITRSGLLPATQAGADAAAASPDAVLLDNPRVRQALFSPEVLRDKNNSGVIELSADTMLAVRVLKMTPAHIPALADVQDVIRDRLITERAAAAARQAGQAALKALQAPAPDAGASTGFGNALTVSRQASQGLPRPVLEAVMRMAPEQNGKPVYAGVSVGSDYTLVRLDSVQAGKVSDADRAGLTAQLSSAWGQAQDRAVLQLLRQQYGVKILPDAQKAIKGDNPTDGS